Proteins from a single region of Artemia franciscana chromosome 2, ASM3288406v1, whole genome shotgun sequence:
- the LOC136040239 gene encoding probable pyruvate dehydrogenase E1 component subunit alpha, mitochondrial, with the protein MAQLWKLPCIFICENNGYGMGTSVERSSASTNYYTRGDFIPGIWVDGMDVLAVREATRFAADLCREGKGPFVMEYATYRYQGHSMSDPGTSYRSREEIQEVRQTRDPISGFKDRILNADLVTAEELKEIDLEVRQTVDDATKQAKVDPEVGMDDLAGDIYSLPIETKIRGVTSFDTINHKRIGRAVNLQ; encoded by the exons ATGGCTCAACTATGGAAATTACCTTGCATTTTTATCTGTGAAAACAACGGTTATGGCATGGGCACCAGCGTCGAACGGTCCTCAGCGAGTACAAACTATTATACGAGAGGCGATTTTATTCCGGGAATATGG GTTGATGGTATGGACGTCCTAGCTGTTCGCGAAGCAACCCGATTTGCTGCCGATTTATGCCGAGAAGGAAAAGGACCGTTTGTGATGGAGTATGCCACCTACCGGTACCAAGGCCATTCTATGTCGGATCCTGGGACAAGTTACAG ATCAAGAGAAGAAATTCAAGAAGTTCGACAAACAAGGGATCCCATATCGGGTTTTAAAGACAGAATTCTAAATGCTGATTTAGTGACGGCCgaagaattgaaagaaattGATCTGGAAGTACGGCAAACTGTCGATGATGCCACAAAACAAGCCAAAGTTGACCCTGAAGTAGGGATGGATGACTTAGCTGGAGATATTTATTCTCTTCCTATTGAAACTAAGATTAGAGGAGTGACC